From the genome of Pedobacter sp. MC2016-14, one region includes:
- a CDS encoding alkene reductase, with protein sequence MKLLEKTVLGNQTLRNSLAMAPMTRSRADENGIVGDLTVLYYTQRASAGLIISEGINITKQALGSPFTPGIYTKEQIDAWKKVTQAVHENGGTIYAQLWHTGRVGHSSVKQGELPVAPSPIAIEGQQHFTGTGMADYEIPRELSNSEVKQIVQDYSQAALNAIEAGFDGVELHSAFGYLPNQFLAESSNQRTDEYGGSIENRNRFVLEIMTALANAVGGDKVGIKLSPTIPYNSIISKNPTAQFGALISGLDALPLAYIHLMNGLFPLDELPHYPKDVLETFGKLTKHTIIANGGYNGETGEAALKNGIAKIIAYGSLYLANPDLPKRFELHTEVNQPDRDTMYGGGEKGYTDYPFLSEN encoded by the coding sequence ATGAAATTACTAGAAAAAACAGTCTTGGGAAACCAGACACTTCGTAACAGTTTGGCGATGGCACCTATGACAAGAAGCCGGGCTGATGAAAATGGGATTGTGGGCGACTTAACGGTTTTATACTACACGCAACGTGCGAGTGCCGGCCTTATTATTTCCGAAGGTATCAATATCACAAAACAGGCTTTAGGAAGTCCCTTTACACCGGGAATTTATACCAAGGAACAAATTGATGCATGGAAAAAGGTAACGCAGGCTGTTCACGAAAATGGGGGTACCATTTACGCACAGCTCTGGCATACCGGACGTGTAGGTCATTCTTCGGTCAAACAAGGTGAATTGCCTGTTGCTCCATCTCCTATCGCCATTGAAGGTCAGCAGCATTTTACGGGAACGGGAATGGCAGATTACGAAATACCACGGGAACTAAGTAATTCTGAAGTAAAACAAATTGTTCAGGACTACAGCCAGGCTGCCCTGAATGCAATTGAGGCGGGCTTTGACGGGGTAGAATTGCATTCGGCATTTGGTTACCTTCCCAACCAGTTTCTGGCAGAAAGCTCCAATCAAAGGACCGACGAATATGGCGGCAGCATCGAAAACCGTAATCGCTTCGTGCTAGAGATAATGACGGCCCTGGCAAATGCGGTAGGTGGCGATAAAGTAGGCATAAAGCTGTCTCCTACCATACCTTACAACAGTATCATAAGCAAGAACCCAACTGCTCAGTTCGGGGCATTGATCAGCGGATTGGATGCTCTGCCTTTAGCCTATATTCACCTCATGAACGGTCTATTCCCACTGGATGAACTTCCTCATTACCCTAAGGACGTACTGGAAACTTTTGGCAAGCTTACCAAACATACCATAATTGCAAACGGTGGCTACAATGGCGAAACAGGAGAAGCGGCGCTTAAAAACGGGATTGCAAAAATTATAGCCTACGGATCACTATACCTGGCCAATCCCGATCTGCCCAAACGCTTCGAGTTGCATACCGAGGTTAATCAGCCGGACAGAGATACGATGTATGGTGGAGGAGAAAAAGGCTACACCGATTATCCTTTTTTAAGTGAAAACTAA
- a CDS encoding SDR family NAD(P)-dependent oxidoreductase — protein sequence MINKGTAVITGAANGIGQAYAVRLAQDGFDIAVADVVDADKTKALVEAAGRKFFAAIIDVTSPEATLSFAKQVQENLGNITALVNNAGIYPWKSFAETDFQTWRNVIGVNLDGTFLMSKAFVPYMIEKKYGRIVNVASTTFFLNAPQMTAYIASKGGVIGFTRALASEVGVDGINVNVIAPGLTNTKSMRDENAEIYEFLPKMQAIPRVIEPEDLVGVVSFLVSKDSAFVTGQTIAADGGQVRN from the coding sequence ATGATAAACAAAGGAACGGCTGTCATTACAGGGGCAGCCAATGGAATAGGACAAGCATATGCGGTAAGACTTGCTCAGGATGGCTTTGATATTGCCGTTGCAGATGTGGTCGATGCGGATAAAACGAAAGCTCTGGTCGAGGCTGCAGGAAGAAAATTCTTTGCAGCAATTATAGACGTAACCTCTCCCGAGGCAACCCTGTCCTTTGCCAAGCAGGTTCAAGAAAACCTTGGAAACATCACTGCACTGGTTAACAATGCCGGTATTTATCCCTGGAAATCATTTGCTGAAACAGATTTCCAAACCTGGCGCAATGTAATTGGAGTAAACTTGGATGGAACATTTTTAATGAGCAAAGCTTTTGTGCCCTATATGATTGAAAAGAAGTACGGCCGTATCGTAAATGTTGCCAGCACAACTTTTTTTCTGAATGCACCTCAAATGACCGCTTACATTGCTAGCAAAGGTGGGGTTATAGGCTTTACACGTGCCCTGGCAAGTGAAGTTGGGGTAGATGGCATTAACGTTAATGTAATTGCACCCGGGCTTACCAACACCAAATCGATGAGGGATGAAAACGCAGAAATCTACGAGTTCCTTCCAAAGATGCAAGCCATTCCAAGGGTAATAGAACCGGAAGACTTAGTAGGTGTTGTATCCTTTCTGGTTTCAAAAGACTCAGCTTTTGTGACAGGTCAAACCATTGCGGCAGATGGCGGGCAGGTCAGAAATTAA
- a CDS encoding pirin family protein — translation MLQKIEKTAFRGHGPIKILYPGALLSNEDTGIGSIGRIDHPEIHGNTVIAMHPHINDEILSYFRTGKAEHTDSEGFEKTIGSNTLMFMKAGKSFYHEEKILGEDEPLEGLQIFIRPGKKDLKPEVIFRDLEQVHSENEWRLLGAPTAETTFQFSSQTWVYDMKLMKGQTAKLPELHKEGLTFLLYTFKGQAIINNAIQLDKKEALIIRDEKINIFSQDDTEFVLFVTDEKGEIFKNGMYSGNQFA, via the coding sequence ATGTTACAAAAAATCGAAAAAACAGCATTTAGGGGCCATGGGCCGATTAAAATTCTATACCCAGGGGCCTTACTTTCAAATGAAGACACGGGTATCGGAAGTATTGGCCGTATCGATCATCCGGAAATTCATGGCAATACGGTGATCGCGATGCACCCTCACATCAATGATGAGATTCTTTCCTATTTCAGGACCGGGAAAGCCGAACATACCGATTCAGAAGGCTTTGAGAAAACGATTGGCAGCAACACTTTAATGTTCATGAAAGCCGGCAAATCATTCTACCACGAAGAAAAAATACTCGGTGAAGACGAACCTTTGGAAGGATTACAGATTTTTATTCGCCCTGGTAAGAAGGATCTTAAGCCCGAGGTAATATTTCGCGATCTGGAGCAGGTACACAGTGAAAATGAGTGGCGTCTGCTCGGCGCACCAACAGCTGAAACCACGTTTCAATTTAGTAGCCAGACATGGGTGTATGATATGAAATTAATGAAGGGTCAAACGGCCAAACTCCCCGAGTTACATAAAGAAGGCCTAACGTTCCTACTCTATACATTTAAGGGACAGGCTATCATTAATAACGCTATTCAATTAGATAAAAAAGAAGCCCTCATTATCCGGGATGAAAAAATTAACATTTTTAGTCAAGACGACACGGAGTTCGTACTTTTCGTAACAGATGAGAAGGGAGAAATCTTTAAGAATGGAATGTATAGTGGGAACCAATTTGCTTAG
- a CDS encoding SDR family oxidoreductase: protein MSKIIFITGTSSGFGKLTTMTLSKAGHHVIAGMRDVSGKNAAVALELSQLENVEVVEIDITNDDSVKNAFENILAKYGRIDVLVNNAAMSGFGLLEAYTIDQIRRMFEVNFYGVIRTYQAVLPAMREAKKGLIVNITSGASGHTMPFMIPYLASKFGVEALTEGLQDELADFGIENVSIQPGVYPTEMNTGQKSGINSDRASVTEAYGESATEKFNAIGSGLFGKMQEFDMNPQVIADGILELIEMPDGARPLRKPLDAIAQGTDIEFIEARAAIKAKWLAKYSA, encoded by the coding sequence ATGTCAAAAATCATTTTCATCACAGGCACAAGCTCAGGCTTCGGTAAGCTCACAACCATGACACTTTCAAAAGCGGGTCACCATGTTATTGCAGGGATGCGGGATGTCAGCGGGAAAAATGCTGCAGTTGCCCTTGAGTTGTCACAGCTGGAAAATGTTGAGGTAGTGGAGATCGACATCACGAATGACGATTCCGTTAAAAATGCATTTGAAAATATATTGGCCAAATACGGCCGCATCGACGTACTGGTGAACAATGCCGCAATGTCGGGATTCGGCTTGCTGGAGGCTTATACAATCGATCAGATCCGCCGGATGTTTGAAGTCAATTTTTACGGAGTGATCCGGACATATCAGGCAGTATTACCTGCAATGCGAGAGGCAAAAAAAGGATTGATCGTCAACATTACTTCCGGAGCGAGTGGCCATACCATGCCCTTTATGATTCCATATCTTGCCTCAAAGTTCGGCGTCGAAGCGCTAACAGAGGGACTCCAGGATGAACTGGCCGACTTCGGGATCGAAAATGTAAGTATACAACCCGGTGTTTACCCAACCGAAATGAACACAGGTCAGAAAAGCGGTATCAATTCAGACAGAGCCTCGGTGACTGAAGCCTATGGTGAATCCGCAACTGAAAAATTCAACGCGATTGGAAGCGGTCTTTTCGGTAAAATGCAGGAATTCGATATGAATCCTCAGGTTATTGCAGACGGAATTCTCGAACTCATAGAAATGCCCGATGGCGCACGCCCCCTGCGTAAGCCGCTGGATGCTATAGCACAAGGTACTGATATAGAATTTATTGAAGCCCGTGCCGCAATTAAAGCCAAATGGTTGGCAAAATATTCTGCGTAA